In one Pseudarthrobacter sp. NBSH8 genomic region, the following are encoded:
- a CDS encoding DUF3817 domain-containing protein, producing the protein MIEPKPAIQQGPAQGKGKKRRFGGTERQIRSALKFYKVLAYLTGAMLLLLCAELIARYAFGQYLFAGGTSAGTGQPFGLGFADAEPKGVEGGVNISVAVLILHGWMYVVYLISNFRLWSLMRWPFMKLILLALGGVVPFLSFIVEKKFHAEVEAELAANPQATQRY; encoded by the coding sequence ATGATCGAACCGAAACCGGCCATCCAGCAGGGACCTGCGCAGGGCAAGGGCAAGAAGCGCCGCTTCGGCGGTACCGAGCGGCAGATCCGTTCCGCCCTGAAGTTCTACAAGGTGCTGGCGTACCTCACCGGCGCCATGCTGCTGCTGCTCTGCGCCGAACTCATCGCACGTTACGCCTTTGGCCAGTACCTTTTTGCCGGCGGCACCAGCGCCGGCACGGGGCAGCCGTTCGGCCTGGGTTTCGCCGACGCCGAGCCCAAGGGCGTGGAGGGCGGCGTGAACATCTCCGTCGCCGTGCTGATCCTCCACGGCTGGATGTACGTGGTTTACCTGATCTCCAACTTCCGCCTGTGGTCGCTGATGCGGTGGCCTTTTATGAAGCTGATCCTCCTGGCACTGGGAGGCGTGGTGCCTTTCCTTTCCTTTATCGTGGAGAAGAAGTTCCACGCCGAGGTGGAGGCTGAACTGGCGGCGAACCCCCAGGCCACACAGCGCTACTGA
- a CDS encoding AAA family ATPase, which translates to MPVWSRASRANAEKKAVVSVGQGHPEGSEELGKWLSGLKPVTGADTMLRFTKTPEGSIDLTHAHPSGLAQLMAGRRTRLSTLIRDHQQYVVAARASRNIRSKIFELGNDRGIDAGYLSAGTVVWTSAVGGKPQRISAPVMLTAISLTVRPGEDDYELQLTEQANINPALVRHLKTVHGIVFDVNAVTRLAYSTARFDPQPVLDRLATLIRPIHGAEAQHNLLVSTFADLSGNLDDPWIHEGNPLVAALAKAAGGEVIDVPAPDPSRFPSVDARHPDDELLLLDADPAQQYVIDAARAGDSLVVSSPPGTGQTQTAINTIGALVDAGKSVLVVGDRRASLNEVSAQLESLGLESILFQLSGTATPQQLKAQLVRAIVRNEKSLEPQLGNLHRTLTEHRHALMDHVASLHNVRQRWGCSPYQAMQSLAELTSIHPAPATTVRLKRSVLDSIRDRNELAGRLRRAAELGSFSRASTTSPWHGARLLTRKETEEAQELARSVAKNLPILRDRMNSVAEHAEIRLGLSFSEWGEQLELLMAVRESLDKFTPDIFDRPVNDLISATASSAWRRERNVDMASMQRSRLRRVAKEYVRPGVHISDLHSSLVLVQDQRALWSGYATSQRHPAVPAGLAEMNVMYRSLDRELTQLGEALRHTQAGGSLATARYEELMERLERLVADTHTLKTLPERTLLVENMREHGLGELLADLADREVPAGSVAAELELAWWQSALEAMISGDDYLAMSDGDALRQLEAEYRLADNAHIASGAARLRWDLSERWGTALAEHPRQAQLLKSLLKDGRVTLAALTAQAAELVPMLVPVWSVSPYLMTGLLPAEQHFDAVVILDAEATSLQAVLPAIARAGQVIAFGDAKIASPRTFTVGVERLAPGEAAHHRVESAYSALSAVLPVWRLNFVYRAVDEDLVLQLSKNSYDGALRRLPEGQSATGLDRALLVEYLPDGTGLPSADHEGVESVVAEVNRVVQLVFEHARTRPRTSLAVVTASLRHAARIGESIRLQLPNHPGLASFFSAGSESFRVVDLERAQGLVRDHVIFSPGFGRTPHGRALHNFGPLSAEGGREKFALAMTRARRSLHVLTCFQPEDLDHTRLSYGAVDFYELLNREIAGKTDLGTPASRAAASEQALGADPLVADLGDRLRARGARVWHQYDGVIDVVAAADPLSTMGQDDAEIPRPVAIESDGTEQYRTMSVRERSRLRPQLLERMGWRYMPLWTIEVFTDPSACADRIAGYLGLENVLPPGRGTASGGFFDEDMDALALGSIENDRNEDQAGRLASEEAVVVTPRNTDQAETRGNGQPDEAGNGTAAAPERQVPGAAGILPNKAAEDDPKRWGDGPDNDHDAWLKENKPPHWG; encoded by the coding sequence ATGCCGGTATGGTCCAGGGCGTCACGTGCAAACGCAGAAAAGAAGGCAGTAGTGTCAGTTGGTCAAGGCCACCCGGAGGGTTCTGAGGAGCTTGGAAAATGGCTGTCCGGGCTTAAACCCGTCACCGGGGCAGACACCATGCTGCGTTTCACCAAGACCCCCGAAGGTTCCATTGACCTGACCCATGCGCACCCTTCCGGTCTGGCCCAGCTTATGGCCGGCCGCCGCACACGGTTGTCCACACTCATCCGCGACCACCAACAGTACGTCGTCGCGGCCCGGGCATCGCGGAACATCCGCTCCAAAATCTTCGAACTCGGAAATGACCGGGGCATTGATGCCGGTTACCTATCCGCAGGCACCGTTGTGTGGACCTCCGCCGTTGGCGGCAAACCCCAGCGCATTTCCGCGCCGGTGATGCTAACGGCAATTTCGCTTACGGTCCGGCCGGGTGAGGACGACTACGAACTGCAGCTCACCGAGCAGGCCAACATCAACCCGGCCCTGGTCCGGCACCTGAAAACCGTCCATGGCATCGTTTTTGACGTTAACGCCGTGACCCGCCTCGCTTACAGCACCGCGCGCTTCGATCCCCAGCCTGTCCTGGACAGGCTCGCAACGCTCATCCGGCCCATCCACGGCGCCGAAGCCCAGCACAATCTGCTGGTGTCCACTTTCGCGGACCTCTCCGGCAACCTGGACGATCCCTGGATCCATGAGGGCAACCCGCTGGTCGCCGCCCTGGCCAAGGCAGCCGGCGGTGAGGTCATTGACGTACCTGCGCCGGACCCCTCCCGCTTCCCGAGTGTGGACGCGCGCCACCCGGACGACGAACTGCTCCTCCTCGACGCCGATCCGGCCCAGCAATACGTTATAGATGCCGCCCGTGCAGGCGACTCCCTGGTGGTCAGCAGCCCGCCGGGCACAGGACAGACCCAGACGGCCATCAACACCATCGGTGCCCTGGTGGATGCGGGCAAGTCTGTCCTGGTGGTGGGTGACCGCCGGGCCAGCCTGAACGAAGTATCGGCACAACTGGAATCGCTTGGACTTGAATCCATCCTGTTCCAGCTCTCCGGCACAGCCACCCCCCAGCAGCTCAAGGCCCAGCTGGTGCGGGCCATCGTGCGGAACGAAAAATCACTTGAGCCGCAGCTGGGGAACCTCCACCGGACCCTAACCGAGCACCGGCACGCACTGATGGACCACGTGGCGTCCCTCCATAACGTGCGCCAGCGCTGGGGCTGCTCGCCGTATCAGGCCATGCAGTCACTGGCCGAGCTGACGTCCATCCATCCGGCTCCCGCCACCACGGTCCGTCTCAAGCGCAGTGTGCTGGACAGCATCCGCGACCGCAATGAGCTCGCCGGCCGGCTCCGCCGCGCCGCCGAGCTTGGCAGCTTCAGCCGCGCGTCCACCACAAGCCCGTGGCACGGCGCCCGGCTGCTCACCCGCAAGGAGACCGAGGAAGCCCAGGAGCTCGCCCGGTCAGTGGCGAAGAACCTGCCTATTCTGCGTGACCGGATGAACAGCGTGGCCGAACATGCCGAAATCCGGCTTGGCTTGTCCTTCTCGGAGTGGGGGGAGCAGCTCGAACTCCTCATGGCTGTCCGCGAAAGCCTAGATAAGTTCACACCGGACATCTTCGACAGGCCGGTCAACGATCTCATTTCCGCCACGGCGTCCTCCGCCTGGCGCCGGGAGCGGAACGTCGATATGGCCTCCATGCAGCGTTCCCGCCTGCGCCGGGTCGCGAAAGAGTACGTCCGCCCGGGCGTCCACATCAGCGATCTCCACAGCTCGCTGGTGCTGGTGCAGGACCAGCGTGCCCTCTGGTCAGGGTACGCCACCTCGCAGCGCCACCCGGCCGTCCCCGCGGGCCTTGCCGAAATGAATGTGATGTACCGGTCGCTGGACCGGGAGCTGACCCAGCTGGGCGAGGCCCTCCGGCACACCCAGGCCGGTGGCTCGCTGGCAACGGCCCGCTATGAGGAACTCATGGAGCGGCTGGAGCGGCTCGTGGCCGACACCCACACGCTCAAAACGCTTCCCGAGCGCACGCTGCTCGTGGAAAACATGCGCGAGCACGGCCTGGGGGAGCTCCTGGCCGATCTTGCGGACCGGGAGGTTCCCGCAGGGTCCGTCGCAGCAGAGCTTGAACTGGCCTGGTGGCAGTCCGCGCTGGAAGCGATGATCAGCGGCGACGATTACCTCGCCATGTCTGACGGGGACGCGCTCCGGCAGCTTGAGGCCGAATACCGGCTCGCGGACAACGCCCATATTGCCAGCGGCGCGGCGCGCCTGCGCTGGGACCTGTCCGAACGGTGGGGGACCGCGCTTGCGGAACACCCGCGTCAGGCGCAGCTGCTCAAGAGCCTGCTCAAGGACGGTAGGGTTACCCTCGCGGCGCTGACCGCCCAGGCCGCCGAGCTGGTTCCCATGCTGGTGCCGGTCTGGTCGGTCAGCCCGTACCTCATGACCGGGCTCTTGCCGGCCGAACAGCACTTCGACGCCGTGGTCATCCTGGACGCCGAAGCGACGTCGCTGCAGGCCGTCCTGCCTGCCATCGCCCGAGCCGGGCAGGTCATTGCCTTCGGTGATGCCAAGATTGCCAGCCCCCGGACTTTCACTGTTGGTGTTGAGCGGCTGGCCCCCGGTGAAGCGGCCCATCATCGCGTCGAAAGCGCGTATTCGGCGCTGTCTGCGGTCCTGCCTGTCTGGCGGTTGAATTTTGTCTACCGCGCGGTTGACGAGGACCTGGTCCTGCAGCTGAGCAAGAACTCCTACGACGGGGCCCTCCGCAGGCTCCCGGAGGGGCAATCGGCCACGGGACTGGACAGGGCGCTCCTGGTCGAGTATCTGCCCGACGGCACGGGGCTGCCCAGCGCCGACCACGAAGGCGTGGAATCCGTGGTGGCCGAGGTTAACCGCGTGGTCCAGCTGGTCTTTGAGCACGCCCGGACGCGGCCGCGCACGTCGCTGGCAGTGGTCACCGCCAGCCTGCGCCACGCTGCCCGGATCGGTGAGTCAATCCGTCTTCAGCTCCCGAACCACCCGGGGCTGGCCAGCTTCTTCAGCGCAGGATCCGAGTCCTTCCGGGTGGTTGACCTTGAGCGTGCGCAGGGCCTGGTCCGTGACCACGTGATCTTCTCACCCGGTTTCGGCCGCACTCCGCATGGCCGGGCGCTGCACAACTTCGGACCCCTGTCGGCTGAGGGCGGGCGGGAAAAGTTCGCTTTGGCCATGACGCGTGCCCGCCGATCGCTCCACGTACTGACGTGTTTCCAGCCCGAAGACCTGGACCACACGCGGCTGTCCTACGGGGCGGTGGACTTCTACGAGCTCCTCAATCGTGAAATTGCCGGAAAGACCGATCTCGGTACCCCGGCCTCGCGTGCGGCTGCCAGCGAGCAGGCGCTTGGGGCCGATCCCCTCGTGGCCGATCTTGGCGACCGGCTGCGTGCCCGCGGCGCCCGAGTCTGGCACCAGTACGACGGCGTGATTGACGTGGTGGCCGCAGCAGACCCGCTCAGCACCATGGGCCAGGACGACGCCGAGATTCCGCGACCGGTGGCCATCGAATCGGATGGCACGGAGCAGTACCGCACCATGAGTGTCCGCGAGCGGAGCCGGCTCCGCCCTCAGCTGCTGGAACGGATGGGCTGGCGGTACATGCCGCTATGGACCATCGAAGTCTTTACGGACCCGTCCGCCTGCGCGGACCGGATCGCGGGTTACCTGGGCCTTGAGAATGTTCTGCCGCCCGGACGAGGCACAGCCTCGGGCGGATTCTTTGACGAGGACATGGACGCGCTCGCGCTGGGAAGTATTGAAAACGACAGGAACGAAGACCAGGCCGGACGCCTGGCCAGTGAGGAGGCGGTTGTTGTGACGCCACGGAATACCGATCAGGCGGAGACACGCGGTAACGGCCAGCCAGATGAGGCAGGAAACGGGACGGCCGCTGCGCCGGAACGCCAGGTGCCAGGGGCAGCAGGCATCTTGCCCAACAAGGCTGCGGAGGATGACCCGAAGCGCTGGGGCGATGGCCCCGACAACGATCACGATGCTTGGCTGAAGGAAAACAAGCCGCCGCACTGGGGCTGA
- a CDS encoding GuaB3 family IMP dehydrogenase-related protein gives MTYEIEIGRGKRGRRAYSLDDIAIIPNRRTRDPKDVSVSWQIDAYKFDMPVIAAPMDSAMSPETAIALGRLGGLGVLDLEGLWTRYEDPQSILDEIAALQDEVNSPAVTGRMQELYRAPIQPELITSRLAEIRAAGVTVAGSLTPQRTQEHYKTVVAAGVDIFVIRGTTVSAEHVSKDHEPLNLKQFIYELDVPVIVGGAAGYTPALHLMRTGAAGVLVGFGGGATATTRRALGIHSPMASAISDVAAARRDYMDESGGRYVHVIADGGMGTSGDIVKAIAMGADAVMLGSALARAEEAPGKGWHWGQEAHHLELPRGDRANVGTVGPLEEVLFGPGHHTNGTSNLIGALRRSMATTGYSDLKEFQRVDVVVSPYTGN, from the coding sequence GTGACTTACGAGATCGAGATCGGCCGTGGCAAGCGTGGGCGTCGTGCCTACTCCCTGGATGACATTGCGATTATCCCCAACCGTCGTACCCGCGACCCCAAGGACGTTTCCGTTTCCTGGCAGATCGATGCCTACAAGTTCGACATGCCCGTGATTGCCGCCCCCATGGATTCGGCCATGTCCCCGGAGACGGCCATCGCTTTGGGCCGGCTGGGCGGACTCGGCGTGCTGGACCTCGAAGGCCTCTGGACCCGCTACGAGGACCCGCAGTCCATCCTTGACGAGATCGCGGCCCTCCAGGACGAGGTCAACAGCCCCGCGGTGACCGGCCGGATGCAGGAGCTGTACCGTGCCCCCATCCAGCCGGAACTGATCACCTCCCGCCTCGCCGAGATCCGCGCCGCCGGTGTTACGGTGGCGGGCTCACTGACCCCGCAGCGCACCCAGGAACACTACAAAACCGTGGTGGCTGCCGGCGTCGACATCTTCGTCATCCGCGGCACCACAGTGTCAGCCGAGCACGTCTCGAAAGACCACGAACCCCTGAACCTCAAGCAGTTCATCTACGAACTGGACGTCCCTGTGATTGTGGGCGGCGCGGCCGGCTACACGCCCGCTTTGCACCTGATGCGCACCGGCGCCGCCGGCGTCCTGGTCGGCTTCGGCGGCGGAGCCACCGCCACCACCCGGCGTGCCCTGGGCATCCACTCGCCCATGGCTTCCGCCATCTCCGACGTCGCGGCCGCCCGCCGTGACTACATGGACGAGTCCGGCGGACGGTACGTCCATGTCATTGCCGACGGCGGCATGGGCACCTCAGGTGACATCGTCAAGGCAATTGCCATGGGCGCCGACGCCGTGATGCTGGGCAGCGCCCTCGCCCGCGCCGAAGAAGCCCCCGGCAAGGGCTGGCACTGGGGCCAGGAGGCCCACCACCTGGAGCTTCCCCGCGGTGACCGCGCCAACGTCGGCACCGTCGGACCGCTCGAAGAGGTGCTATTCGGGCCCGGCCATCACACCAACGGCACGTCCAACCTGATCGGCGCACTCCGCCGTTCGATGGCGACCACCGGCTATTCGGACCTCAAGGAATTCCAGCGCGTCGACGTCGTAGTTTCTCCATACACCGGTAACTGA
- a CDS encoding glycerol-3-phosphate dehydrogenase/oxidase, which yields MNNVPNEGGVLGPAAREASIARLRATSEPVNELDILIVGGGIVGAGAALDAVTRGLSVGIVEASDWAAGTSSRSSKLIHGGLRYLEMLDFGLVKEALHERGLILSVLAPHLARPVPFLYPLTKPFLERPYVGAGIALYDAMSISGGHSRGVPFHKHLSRRGTLRAAPSLKKDAFVGSIRYYDGQVDDAKYVANLVRTAAHYGAHAVNQMAVVDFLREGERVVGAKVVNHEDGTHFNVKAKQVINATGVWTDETQAMVTDRGQLKVRASKGIHLVVPRDRFQSTVGLILRTEKSVLFVIPWGRHWIIGTTDTEWNLDKAHPAASSKDIDYILEHVNRVLKRPLTREDVEGVYAGLRPLLAGENDSTAKLSREHIVAHPVPGLVVVAGGKWTTYRVMAKDAVDEATRTMDERVPASCTETIPLLGAGGFKAAWNRRSRTAEESGVHVARVEHLLNRYGSMTPEVLDIIARNPELAEPLPGADDYLQAEAVYAATHEGARHVHDVLTRRTRISIEAWDRGVSAVPVVAKLMGEVLGWSDVQRESEIKHYIARVEAERLSQQQPDDESADAARLGVEDIVPLR from the coding sequence GTGAACAATGTTCCAAACGAAGGCGGGGTCCTTGGTCCCGCGGCCAGGGAAGCATCGATCGCCAGGCTCAGGGCTACCTCGGAACCCGTCAACGAACTGGACATCCTGATCGTCGGCGGCGGCATCGTGGGCGCCGGAGCGGCGCTGGACGCCGTGACCCGAGGCCTCAGTGTGGGGATTGTGGAGGCCAGCGACTGGGCGGCCGGCACGTCGTCGCGTTCCTCCAAGCTGATCCACGGCGGCCTGCGCTACCTGGAGATGCTGGATTTCGGGCTGGTGAAGGAAGCGCTGCACGAACGCGGCCTGATTCTTTCGGTCCTGGCACCGCACCTGGCCCGGCCCGTGCCGTTCCTGTATCCGCTGACCAAACCGTTCCTCGAGCGGCCCTATGTGGGCGCCGGGATCGCACTCTATGACGCCATGTCCATTAGCGGCGGGCACAGCCGCGGCGTGCCGTTCCACAAGCACCTCAGCAGGCGGGGCACCCTCAGAGCCGCCCCCAGCCTGAAAAAAGACGCCTTTGTGGGCTCCATCCGCTATTACGACGGCCAGGTGGATGACGCCAAGTACGTGGCAAACCTCGTCCGGACGGCCGCACACTACGGCGCCCATGCGGTGAACCAGATGGCGGTGGTGGACTTCCTGCGGGAAGGTGAACGCGTGGTGGGGGCCAAAGTGGTCAACCACGAGGACGGTACGCACTTCAACGTCAAAGCCAAGCAGGTCATCAACGCCACCGGTGTATGGACTGACGAAACCCAGGCGATGGTCACGGACCGGGGGCAGCTCAAAGTCCGGGCGTCCAAGGGCATCCACCTCGTAGTGCCCCGCGACCGGTTCCAGTCCACGGTTGGGCTGATCCTGCGCACCGAAAAGTCCGTGCTCTTCGTTATTCCGTGGGGCAGGCACTGGATCATCGGCACCACGGACACTGAGTGGAACCTAGACAAGGCCCACCCGGCGGCCTCCAGCAAGGACATCGACTACATCCTCGAGCACGTCAACCGGGTCCTGAAACGCCCGCTGACCAGGGAGGACGTTGAAGGCGTCTACGCCGGACTGCGCCCCCTCCTGGCGGGGGAGAACGATTCCACGGCGAAACTGTCGCGTGAACACATCGTGGCCCACCCCGTACCGGGCCTGGTGGTGGTGGCCGGCGGCAAATGGACCACCTACCGGGTTATGGCCAAGGACGCAGTGGACGAGGCCACCCGCACCATGGATGAGCGGGTCCCGGCGAGCTGCACCGAAACCATCCCGCTGCTCGGTGCCGGCGGATTCAAGGCCGCCTGGAACCGCAGGAGCAGGACCGCCGAAGAGTCCGGCGTACACGTGGCCCGGGTGGAGCACCTGCTGAACCGCTACGGGTCCATGACTCCGGAGGTACTGGACATCATCGCCCGGAATCCCGAATTGGCAGAGCCGTTACCCGGTGCTGACGATTACCTGCAGGCCGAAGCCGTGTACGCCGCAACCCACGAGGGCGCCCGGCATGTCCATGACGTGCTGACCCGGCGGACACGCATCTCCATCGAGGCCTGGGACCGTGGTGTATCGGCGGTGCCGGTTGTCGCTAAACTTATGGGCGAAGTCCTTGGCTGGAGCGATGTACAACGCGAAAGCGAAATAAAGCACTACATAGCACGCGTTGAAGCTGAACGGCTGAGCCAGCAGCAGCCGGACGACGAATCCGCCGACGCCGCACGGCTGGGTGTGGAGGACATTGTCCCCTTGCGCTGA
- a CDS encoding PTS sugar transporter subunit IIA, with translation MAEPLDRYDADLTTSDLVILELEATGKSDAAAQLAERLFAAGRVTDLPGFLEHVNAREHQLATGLPGGIGLPHARSEFVSRTSIAVGITKYGHSLDFGAADGPATVILLIATPASSFSDHLEVLATLARSLSKESFRESLRRAYDAEVIAELINSSLVFFDH, from the coding sequence TTGGCGGAACCACTTGACCGGTACGATGCCGATCTCACCACCTCCGATCTGGTGATTCTGGAGTTGGAAGCAACGGGCAAGTCGGACGCCGCGGCGCAACTCGCAGAACGCCTCTTCGCCGCCGGGCGCGTCACAGACCTGCCGGGGTTCCTGGAGCACGTCAACGCCCGCGAACACCAGCTCGCCACCGGCCTGCCGGGCGGGATCGGGCTCCCGCACGCCCGCAGCGAATTCGTCTCGCGGACGTCCATCGCCGTGGGCATCACCAAATACGGCCACTCCCTGGACTTCGGTGCCGCTGACGGTCCGGCCACCGTCATCCTCCTGATCGCCACTCCGGCAAGCTCGTTTTCCGATCACCTCGAAGTCCTGGCCACGCTGGCGCGCTCCCTGTCCAAGGAATCCTTTCGGGAGTCGCTGCGCCGGGCCTACGATGCCGAAGTCATCGCCGAACTCATCAACTCGAGCCTGGTGTTCTTCGACCACTGA
- the guaA gene encoding glutamine-hydrolyzing GMP synthase translates to MTTPTASQTSQKPVLVVDYGAQYAQLIARRVREANVYSEVVPHTFTTEQLLAKDPAAIILSGGPSSVYADGAPAVGADLFEAGIPVFGICYGFQAMANALGGKVDKTGLREYGSTETTILGEGRSVLEGMPQHQNTWMSHGDSVHEAPEGFEVLATTAGAEVAAFANEEKALYGVQWHPEVKHSAYGQQVLENFLFKGAKLEPNWTTGNILEEQVDRIRKQIGDARVICGLSGGVDSAVAAALVQRAVGDQLTCVFVDHGLLREGEAEQVERDFVAATGVKLYVANEQERFLSALAGVSDPETKRKIIGREFIRAFEEAELAIIAEAAAHGEKIKFLVQGTLYPDVVESGGGEGAANIKSHHNVGGLPEDLQFELVEPLRALFKDEVRAVGAQLGLPQEIVGRQPFPGPGLGIRIVGDITQERLDLLRKADAIARAELTAAGLDNEVWQMPVVLLADVRSVGVMGDGRTYGHPIVLRPVSSEDAMTADWSRLPYDLLARISNRITNEVEGVNRVVLDVTSKPPGTIEWE, encoded by the coding sequence GTGACTACTCCCACTGCATCCCAGACTTCCCAGAAGCCGGTGCTGGTTGTTGACTACGGTGCCCAGTACGCGCAGCTGATTGCCCGCCGCGTCCGGGAAGCGAATGTGTATTCGGAAGTGGTTCCGCATACCTTCACCACCGAGCAGCTCCTGGCCAAGGACCCCGCCGCCATCATCCTTTCCGGTGGTCCCTCCAGCGTTTACGCGGACGGGGCACCCGCCGTCGGCGCCGACCTGTTTGAGGCCGGCATTCCGGTCTTCGGCATCTGCTACGGCTTCCAGGCCATGGCCAATGCCCTGGGCGGGAAGGTCGACAAGACCGGCCTGCGCGAGTACGGCTCCACCGAAACCACCATCCTCGGTGAGGGCCGCTCCGTCCTCGAAGGGATGCCGCAGCACCAGAACACCTGGATGAGCCACGGCGACTCTGTGCACGAGGCCCCCGAAGGCTTCGAAGTGCTGGCGACGACGGCCGGCGCTGAAGTGGCTGCCTTCGCCAACGAAGAGAAGGCCCTCTACGGCGTGCAGTGGCACCCCGAGGTCAAGCACTCGGCCTATGGCCAGCAGGTGCTGGAAAACTTCCTGTTCAAGGGCGCAAAGCTGGAGCCCAACTGGACCACGGGGAACATCCTCGAGGAGCAGGTGGACCGGATCCGTAAGCAGATCGGCGACGCCCGGGTTATCTGCGGGCTCTCCGGCGGCGTTGACTCTGCCGTTGCGGCGGCGCTCGTTCAGCGGGCCGTTGGCGACCAGCTGACCTGTGTGTTCGTTGACCACGGCCTGTTGCGCGAAGGCGAAGCCGAACAGGTTGAACGCGACTTCGTTGCCGCCACCGGCGTCAAGCTGTACGTAGCCAACGAGCAGGAGCGTTTCCTGTCGGCCCTGGCCGGCGTCAGCGATCCGGAAACCAAGCGTAAGATCATCGGCCGCGAGTTCATCCGCGCGTTCGAAGAGGCCGAGCTGGCCATCATCGCCGAGGCCGCGGCCCACGGCGAGAAGATCAAGTTCCTGGTCCAGGGCACGCTGTACCCGGACGTCGTCGAATCCGGCGGCGGCGAAGGTGCCGCGAACATCAAGAGCCACCACAACGTCGGTGGCCTTCCCGAGGACCTGCAGTTCGAACTGGTTGAACCCCTCCGCGCACTGTTCAAGGACGAGGTCCGCGCCGTGGGCGCCCAGCTGGGCCTGCCACAGGAAATCGTCGGGCGCCAGCCGTTCCCCGGCCCCGGACTGGGAATCCGCATCGTCGGCGACATCACCCAGGAGCGCCTGGACCTGCTCCGCAAGGCAGACGCCATCGCGCGTGCCGAGCTGACCGCAGCCGGGCTGGACAACGAGGTGTGGCAGATGCCGGTAGTCCTCCTGGCCGACGTCCGCAGTGTCGGCGTCATGGGTGACGGCCGCACGTACGGCCACCCGATTGTGCTCCGTCCCGTTTCGTCCGAGGACGCCATGACGGCGGACTGGTCCCGCCTGCCGTACGATCTCCTGGCCCGGATTTCGAACCGGATCACCAACGAGGTGGAAGGCGTCAACCGGGTGGTGCTGGACGTAACCAGCAAGCCGCCGGGAACCATCGAGTGGGAATAG
- a CDS encoding SURF1 family protein → MWKTALKPRWIAGLVFAIVVSGVFVLLSQWQFGRSTQPEVAVNPDTEDVRVLTETLVPGSFFPGSVSDQMVSAEGTYDPAKQVLVPERLKNGENGYWVVSAFAVTGAPAVTGVAASPQTWIPVARGWVADPDDAGAPPSGIVNLTGRLLPSESPLPSTAPDAGRASAVSVAELINYWDISMYPGFVAATSELAAGSDLSAAAVDGALKPLEIGPQPPAQQVNWLNLFYSLEWVVFAGFALFIWWRLVKDDYRRDLEEELDDNPHHDAPPAEATSEQLQQKVKP, encoded by the coding sequence GTGTGGAAAACAGCCCTTAAGCCCCGATGGATCGCAGGCCTGGTCTTCGCGATCGTTGTCTCCGGGGTGTTTGTCCTGCTCAGCCAGTGGCAGTTCGGGCGCTCCACGCAGCCCGAGGTTGCGGTGAATCCCGACACCGAGGACGTGAGGGTGCTGACGGAGACGCTTGTCCCCGGATCATTCTTCCCCGGGTCAGTGTCAGACCAGATGGTCTCCGCCGAAGGAACCTACGACCCCGCCAAACAGGTTCTGGTGCCAGAACGCCTGAAGAATGGCGAGAACGGCTACTGGGTGGTTTCCGCCTTCGCCGTGACCGGAGCGCCCGCGGTCACCGGTGTCGCGGCTTCCCCGCAGACCTGGATTCCCGTAGCCCGCGGCTGGGTGGCAGATCCCGACGACGCCGGCGCACCGCCGTCGGGCATTGTGAACCTGACCGGACGGCTGCTGCCGTCTGAATCGCCGCTGCCGTCCACCGCGCCGGACGCCGGACGCGCCTCTGCCGTGTCGGTTGCCGAACTCATCAACTACTGGGACATCAGCATGTACCCGGGATTCGTGGCCGCGACCTCGGAACTGGCCGCCGGGTCCGACCTGTCCGCGGCGGCCGTTGACGGAGCCCTGAAGCCCCTGGAAATCGGTCCCCAGCCGCCCGCCCAGCAAGTCAACTGGCTCAATCTCTTCTACTCGCTCGAGTGGGTGGTGTTCGCTGGCTTCGCCCTGTTTATCTGGTGGCGCCTCGTGAAGGACGACTACCGGCGGGACCTCGAAGAGGAACTCGACGACAATCCTCACCATGATGCTCCGCCCGCCGAAGCAACCTCTGAACAGCTCCAACAAAAGGTAAAGCCATGA